From a region of the Methanolobus tindarius DSM 2278 genome:
- a CDS encoding ATP-binding protein, with translation MHCKENNSTVTESSFDAGKCEQYQSIISPDKLTLYKELPLGVLLTDMQRYIHYCNPAFTRITGFAIEEIYGLSMDNVFCCNSHNDNNNSENSIPEIENDQIFTCKWNTKLNIEKDIRCKKVDARTGNSKKELFAWYVEDRSFSFENKENFCVDIDENESGLLLHRKLEIEKVISFISSALVAPDNLDEVIVESLGKTCNVCGASRAYLFRFDDENLTMSNTHEWNEEGVEAQKDNLQDLPQDMFPWWMDKIGRNEIIHVKEVAKMPPEASAEKEILEMQDITSLLVLPVYVSGKVNGFIGLDNVKDTGKWSIEDVTVLGAVANIIGSAIGQQEAQDKLNERNRKLIRAYEELKSMEIMKYEFISNLSHELKTPLNSIRGYSEILIDNQIGNLNQKQKKSVDAIFNSSKKLGNLIDSLLYMASVLAGKTCYQFDPIQMENVIDNAVSHHEFEATKRKINLQKKVTENLPIINGDVYFLPQLMYKLIDNALKFTPENGNVEILACEIDDGIHIEVSDTGIGIPPSELKKIFDPFYQIDGSSTRRYGGNGIGLHIAKKVVDAHNGRIWVESTEGKGTSVHIFLPVDPKNECLIETSCNTIPDSFV, from the coding sequence ATGCATTGCAAGGAGAACAACTCAACAGTAACTGAATCTTCGTTTGATGCTGGAAAATGTGAACAGTACCAGTCTATTATTAGTCCGGATAAACTTACCCTGTACAAAGAGCTTCCACTGGGAGTTTTACTTACAGACATGCAGAGATACATTCACTACTGTAACCCTGCATTTACCAGAATTACAGGATTTGCCATAGAAGAAATATATGGATTATCCATGGATAATGTTTTTTGCTGCAATTCCCACAATGACAACAATAATTCAGAAAATAGCATTCCTGAAATAGAGAATGACCAGATATTTACCTGCAAATGGAATACAAAACTAAATATCGAAAAAGATATTCGATGCAAAAAAGTTGATGCAAGAACCGGTAATTCCAAGAAGGAGCTATTTGCATGGTATGTTGAAGATCGCAGTTTCTCTTTTGAAAACAAAGAGAATTTCTGCGTTGATATTGATGAAAACGAATCAGGCCTGCTTTTACATAGAAAACTGGAGATAGAAAAAGTAATATCTTTTATTTCCTCCGCCCTTGTTGCACCTGATAATCTGGATGAAGTTATTGTCGAATCTCTTGGAAAAACATGCAATGTATGCGGAGCAAGCCGCGCTTACCTGTTCCGTTTTGACGATGAAAATTTAACCATGAGCAATACACACGAATGGAATGAGGAAGGAGTTGAAGCCCAGAAAGATAATCTTCAGGATCTGCCACAGGACATGTTTCCCTGGTGGATGGATAAAATCGGAAGAAATGAAATAATTCATGTTAAAGAAGTAGCAAAAATGCCTCCTGAAGCCTCTGCAGAGAAAGAGATCCTGGAGATGCAGGATATAACTTCACTGCTTGTGCTTCCTGTTTATGTAAGCGGGAAAGTGAACGGGTTTATTGGTCTTGATAATGTCAAAGACACAGGAAAATGGAGTATAGAAGACGTTACGGTTCTTGGTGCGGTGGCTAACATTATTGGCAGTGCCATTGGACAGCAGGAGGCTCAGGATAAACTGAATGAGCGCAACAGGAAACTGATAAGAGCCTATGAGGAACTAAAATCCATGGAGATAATGAAATATGAATTCATATCTAATCTCAGTCACGAACTCAAAACTCCACTTAATTCTATCCGCGGATACAGCGAAATACTCATTGATAATCAAATTGGGAATTTAAACCAAAAACAAAAAAAGTCAGTTGATGCTATATTTAACAGTTCCAAAAAACTTGGAAATCTTATCGATTCATTGCTTTATATGGCAAGTGTGCTTGCCGGTAAAACATGTTACCAATTCGATCCTATACAAATGGAGAATGTTATAGATAATGCAGTCAGTCACCATGAGTTCGAAGCAACAAAAAGAAAAATAAATTTGCAGAAAAAGGTAACAGAAAATCTTCCTATAATAAATGGTGACGTCTATTTCCTTCCGCAACTAATGTATAAATTGATAGATAATGCTCTAAAATTCACACCTGAAAACGGCAATGTTGAAATCCTTGCCTGTGAGATTGATGATGGAATTCATATTGAAGTAAGCGATACTGGAATTGGAATTCCGCCTTCTGAATTAAAGAAAATATTCGATCCGTTTTATCAAATTGATGGTTCTTCCACCCGCAGATATGGAGGAAACGGAATTGGACTGCATATAGCTAAAAAAGTGGTTGACGCACATAATGGCAGGATATGGGTCGAGTCAACAGAAGGGAAAGGTACAAGTGTGCATATTTTTCTTCCTGTTGATCCGAAAAACGAATGCTTAATAGAAACTTCTTGCAACACCATTCCTGATAGCTTCGTTTGA
- a CDS encoding DUF92 domain-containing protein has protein sequence MTGIPNIFENMEHEYRRQLLHAAFGFLILLFPFIGPEILLILSFLMILALTFLPEDWSLNRYLYKKPLPGARGMLTDKINEGLKSAKNLAISVFILMLISALLEFTPYRLPLYVIAGAIAISTFGTSSANFIRHRKQLQLLRCKSDAEEAECCLLPSSIVLLGTGILTAYLAGLWLMHWQDITIDLNMLFFLAVIGSVTGALFESIPSNIDNNLSVPLGSGMSMWLFSSFGYSVPPQQMFFALVFSMILGYLAYKTKIADLSALFSATLLGVLIIVFSELFWFVLLLTFFILGGAFTKYKYRYKESIGLAQSKGGVRSYENVFSNSTAALVLAICYGIYPQYADLIIFAYLGTVATATGDTLASEVGTTAHSQPIMITTLKPTNAGVDGAVTILGEIAALLGSMVIGLLPVIFGRVEDAGMAIAITTAGGFLGTNIDSILGATLQKRGMLSNSGVNFVATFAGAAVSGIIYLLLN, from the coding sequence ATGACAGGCATTCCTAATATATTTGAGAACATGGAACATGAATACAGAAGGCAACTACTTCATGCTGCTTTTGGTTTCCTTATACTTCTGTTTCCTTTTATCGGTCCTGAGATCCTTTTGATACTTAGTTTTTTAATGATACTCGCACTGACATTTCTTCCTGAAGACTGGTCCCTTAATCGCTATTTGTATAAAAAACCGCTTCCTGGTGCAAGGGGTATGCTTACGGACAAAATAAACGAGGGACTTAAAAGCGCAAAGAACCTTGCGATATCCGTATTCATCCTGATGCTGATAAGTGCATTACTGGAATTTACGCCTTACAGGCTTCCGTTGTACGTAATAGCAGGTGCAATTGCAATATCCACTTTTGGAACAAGTTCAGCAAACTTCATCAGACATCGCAAGCAACTTCAACTCCTGCGTTGTAAATCGGATGCAGAGGAAGCAGAATGCTGCTTACTTCCTTCCAGTATCGTACTCTTGGGTACAGGCATATTGACAGCTTATTTAGCCGGACTCTGGCTTATGCACTGGCAGGATATTACTATAGACCTTAACATGCTCTTTTTCCTTGCGGTAATTGGTTCGGTAACAGGAGCACTTTTTGAATCAATTCCATCTAACATCGATAATAACCTTTCTGTACCACTTGGTTCAGGAATGTCAATGTGGCTGTTCAGTTCTTTTGGCTACTCAGTGCCACCGCAGCAGATGTTCTTTGCACTTGTTTTTTCCATGATTCTAGGTTATCTTGCATACAAGACAAAAATAGCTGATCTTTCAGCTCTTTTTAGTGCTACCCTTCTTGGAGTTCTTATAATAGTATTCAGCGAACTTTTCTGGTTCGTCCTGTTGCTCACATTCTTCATACTTGGAGGAGCTTTTACCAAATACAAGTACAGGTACAAGGAATCTATTGGACTTGCACAGTCCAAAGGCGGTGTCAGGAGCTATGAGAATGTTTTCAGCAACAGTACGGCAGCTCTGGTTCTTGCCATATGTTACGGAATATATCCACAATATGCAGACCTGATAATTTTCGCTTACCTGGGCACTGTGGCTACTGCAACCGGGGATACACTTGCAAGTGAGGTTGGAACAACCGCCCATTCCCAGCCAATAATGATAACCACACTGAAACCAACTAATGCCGGTGTTGACGGAGCAGTTACCATACTTGGTGAAATAGCAGCACTTCTTGGTTCCATGGTAATTGGTCTTCTACCTGTTATTTTTGGAAGGGTGGAAGATGCCGGTATGGCAATAGCTATTACAACAGCCGGTGGTTTCCTTGGAACTAATATTGACAGTATTCTTGGTGCAACACTCCAGAAACGTGGTATGCTTTCAAACAGCGGTGTTAATTTTGTTGCTACATTTGCAGGAGCTGCTGTCTCAGGAATAATCTATCTCCTACTGAATTGA
- a CDS encoding helix-turn-helix domain-containing protein yields the protein MQEKIKEIAARVRELRDISDISVEEMAGKLALSVDTYSNYEAGEEDIPASILLEIAQILNVDMSVLLTGEVPRMHVFSVTRKDKGVSAERRKDYKYQNIAANFAHKKAEPFVVRVDPKPEGTAISTNSHPGQEFDYVLEGTLKVVIHNNEIVLEEGDSIFFDSSYEHGMQALGGKPAKFLAVIL from the coding sequence ATGCAGGAAAAGATCAAAGAAATTGCAGCCCGTGTAAGGGAATTACGTGATATTTCCGATATTTCCGTTGAGGAAATGGCCGGAAAACTGGCATTGTCTGTTGACACTTATTCTAATTATGAAGCCGGGGAAGAGGATATACCTGCAAGCATTCTGCTTGAGATCGCCCAGATTCTCAATGTAGATATGTCAGTATTGCTTACAGGTGAAGTTCCAAGAATGCATGTTTTCTCAGTTACCCGTAAAGATAAGGGTGTAAGTGCAGAGCGCCGCAAAGATTACAAGTACCAGAACATTGCTGCAAATTTCGCTCATAAGAAAGCTGAGCCTTTTGTTGTAAGAGTTGACCCAAAACCCGAAGGTACAGCAATTTCAACTAACAGTCATCCTGGTCAGGAATTTGATTATGTCCTGGAAGGAACCCTGAAAGTGGTTATCCATAACAACGAGATTGTTCTTGAAGAAGGAGATTCCATATTCTTTGATTCCAGCTATGAACACGGAATGCAGGCACTCGGTGGCAAACCTGCAAAGTTTCTGGCTGTGATATTGTAA
- a CDS encoding AMP-binding protein encodes MTSLLEKYVSRVEFESYEDFKANFKINIPDNFNFAYDVVDVYAEEQPDKKALIWCDDNGEEKIFTFRDLQYYSNKTANMLKSLGVRKGDNVMLMLKSRYEFWFCILALHRIGATAVPATHMLTKKDVVYRVERAIINTVICAPDEGVLDYVDEAYAEVSSILKNRLVIGLEREGWLGFTDEMEKASEDFERPTGEEATFNDDVLLNYFSSGTTGFPKMVQHSFTYPLAHIITAKYWQNVTDEGLHYTVADSGWAKCVWGKIYGQWIAGSAVFVYDYEKFSADKMLENAIKYGVTTFCAPPTIYRFLIREDLSNYDFSCLKYCVTAGEPLNPEVYEQFYKITGMKLMEGFGQTETVVSVATYPWLEPKPGSMGKPSPEYDIMLLNGEGKPCEAGEEGEICIDTSFGNPPGIFTGYRSDETLTSRVWHDGYYHTGDMAWKDEDGYYWFVGRADDIIKTSGYRVGPFEVESALIEHPAVLECAITGVPDPVRGQVIKATIVLTKDYTAGDELKKELQDHVKKVTAPYKYPRVVEFVPELPKTISGKIRRVEIRDHDKEGQ; translated from the coding sequence ATGACTTCATTACTTGAAAAATATGTTTCCCGTGTGGAATTCGAGTCCTATGAGGACTTCAAAGCGAACTTCAAAATCAACATCCCTGATAACTTTAACTTTGCCTATGATGTTGTGGATGTTTACGCAGAAGAACAGCCTGACAAAAAGGCTCTCATCTGGTGTGATGATAATGGTGAAGAAAAGATATTCACTTTCAGGGACCTTCAGTATTACAGTAATAAAACTGCAAATATGCTCAAAAGCCTTGGTGTAAGAAAAGGCGACAACGTTATGCTCATGCTCAAGAGTCGCTATGAGTTCTGGTTCTGCATACTTGCACTTCACAGGATAGGCGCCACTGCAGTGCCTGCCACACACATGCTCACAAAGAAGGATGTTGTCTACAGGGTAGAGCGTGCAATTATCAATACAGTAATATGTGCACCTGATGAAGGAGTACTTGATTATGTAGATGAGGCTTATGCTGAGGTAAGCAGCATATTGAAAAACCGCCTTGTAATCGGCCTTGAAAGAGAAGGATGGCTCGGTTTTACCGACGAAATGGAAAAAGCATCCGAGGACTTTGAGCGTCCAACAGGAGAGGAAGCAACATTTAATGATGATGTCCTGTTGAACTATTTCTCTTCAGGAACCACCGGTTTCCCGAAGATGGTACAGCACAGTTTTACCTATCCTCTAGCACACATTATAACCGCAAAATACTGGCAGAATGTGACCGATGAAGGTCTCCATTATACTGTTGCTGATTCCGGCTGGGCAAAATGTGTCTGGGGTAAGATATACGGTCAGTGGATAGCAGGCAGTGCTGTCTTTGTCTATGACTATGAGAAATTCAGTGCTGATAAAATGCTTGAGAATGCTATCAAATACGGTGTTACAACTTTCTGTGCTCCGCCAACTATCTACAGGTTCCTTATCAGGGAAGACCTTAGCAACTACGACTTTAGTTGCCTGAAGTATTGTGTCACAGCAGGTGAACCACTGAACCCTGAAGTTTACGAGCAGTTCTACAAGATAACAGGTATGAAGCTCATGGAGGGATTCGGACAGACCGAAACAGTTGTTTCAGTTGCAACTTATCCGTGGCTTGAGCCAAAACCTGGTTCAATGGGTAAACCATCACCGGAATATGACATTATGCTCCTGAATGGTGAAGGCAAACCATGTGAAGCAGGTGAAGAAGGCGAGATCTGCATTGACACAAGCTTCGGAAACCCACCTGGAATCTTTACCGGATACCGCTCAGACGAGACACTTACGTCAAGGGTCTGGCATGACGGTTATTACCACACAGGTGACATGGCATGGAAGGATGAGGATGGCTACTACTGGTTCGTCGGACGTGCTGATGACATCATAAAGACATCAGGTTACCGTGTTGGTCCTTTCGAAGTTGAAAGTGCACTTATTGAACATCCTGCTGTACTTGAATGTGCAATTACAGGTGTCCCTGACCCTGTAAGAGGTCAGGTCATCAAGGCAACCATAGTTCTTACAAAGGACTATACAGCCGGCGATGAGCTTAAGAAAGAACTTCAGGACCATGTAAAGAAGGTCACAGCGCCTTACAAGTATCCACGTGTTGTGGAATTTGTACCTGAACTTCCAAAGACCATCAGTGGAAAGATAAGGCGTGTTGAGATTCGTGACCATGATAAGGAAGGTCAGTAA
- a CDS encoding 4Fe-4S dicluster domain-containing protein, whose protein sequence is MSGKKEPYPVINIIECKACGRCIVACPKGVLKMSDDLNERGYHYVEYAGEGCTGCSNCYYTCPEPLAIEIHIPLKDD, encoded by the coding sequence ATGTCAGGCAAAAAAGAACCATACCCGGTTATCAATATCATAGAGTGTAAAGCCTGCGGACGTTGTATTGTAGCATGTCCCAAAGGTGTCCTGAAAATGAGTGACGATCTCAACGAGAGAGGATACCACTATGTAGAATATGCAGGCGAGGGCTGTACAGGTTGTTCTAACTGTTATTATACCTGTCCTGAGCCGCTTGCCATAGAGATACACATTCCGCTTAAGGACGATTGA
- a CDS encoding 3-methyl-2-oxobutanoate dehydrogenase subunit VorB → MATQLVKGNTAAVIGALYAGCDCYFGYPITPASEILQEASKYFPMLGRKFVQAESEEAAINMVYGAASTGHRVMTASSGPGISLKQEGVSYMAGAELPCVIVDIMRAGPGLGNIGPEQGDYSQVVKGGGHGNYKNIVLAPNSVQEMCDFVIKGFELAFKYRNPVVVLADGVLGQMVESLQFPEVSVKPEIDTEWAVSGTAETRENLVTSIFLDFNQLEEFNYEIQEKYATIEEQEVDFEDYMTKDANIILVSYGISSRICKSAVDQARKEGIKVGLFRPKTLFPFPKEELKAIADSRECTFVSVEMSNGQMLEDIKLAIECSRPTDLVYRMGGNLITMDQVLDSIRKIAEEE, encoded by the coding sequence ATGGCAACACAATTAGTAAAAGGTAACACAGCAGCTGTTATAGGAGCACTATACGCTGGCTGTGACTGTTATTTCGGTTATCCTATTACCCCTGCAAGTGAGATTTTGCAGGAAGCTTCCAAGTATTTCCCAATGCTTGGAAGGAAATTCGTACAGGCAGAATCAGAAGAAGCTGCCATTAATATGGTCTACGGAGCAGCATCCACAGGTCACAGGGTCATGACTGCATCATCAGGACCTGGTATCAGTCTGAAACAGGAAGGTGTTTCCTATATGGCAGGAGCTGAACTTCCGTGTGTAATAGTCGACATTATGAGAGCAGGTCCTGGACTTGGAAACATTGGTCCTGAGCAGGGAGACTATAGTCAGGTAGTCAAAGGCGGAGGACATGGTAATTACAAGAACATAGTACTTGCTCCAAACTCTGTGCAGGAAATGTGCGATTTTGTTATCAAAGGATTTGAGCTTGCTTTCAAATACCGCAATCCAGTAGTAGTACTGGCTGATGGGGTTCTTGGACAGATGGTCGAGTCCCTGCAGTTCCCGGAAGTTTCAGTAAAACCTGAAATTGATACTGAATGGGCTGTAAGTGGCACAGCAGAAACCAGAGAGAACCTTGTTACATCTATTTTCCTCGACTTCAACCAGCTTGAAGAATTCAACTATGAGATTCAGGAGAAATACGCAACCATTGAAGAGCAGGAAGTTGATTTTGAAGATTACATGACAAAGGATGCAAATATCATTTTGGTTTCATACGGCATCAGCAGTCGTATATGTAAATCCGCTGTTGACCAGGCAAGAAAGGAAGGCATCAAGGTCGGTCTTTTCAGGCCAAAGACACTTTTCCCGTTCCCAAAAGAAGAATTGAAAGCAATTGCAGATTCAAGGGAATGTACATTTGTCTCAGTTGAGATGAGTAACGGACAGATGCTTGAGGATATTAAGCTGGCAATTGAATGCAGCAGACCAACTGATCTTGTGTATCGTATGGGTGGAAATCTGATTACAATGGATCAGGTTCTTGACAGTATCAGAAAGATCGCAGAGGAGGAGTAA
- a CDS encoding 2-oxoacid:acceptor oxidoreductase family protein: MAEKVIKSAGLYSEYTRKGGAAPTATHYCPGCGHGVIHKLIGEAMYDLEIQDRSVMISPVGCAVFAYYYFDCGNIQVAHGRAPAVGTGVSRAQDDSVVIAYQGDGDLASIGLNETMQAANRGEKMAVFFVNNTVYGMTGGQMAPTTLIGEKTVTCPDGRDPRFAGYPLHMCELLDNLKAPVFIERVSVSDISHIRKARKAIRKALEIQRDGKGYAFVEILSTCPTNLRQNSEQSTAFVNEEMEKEFPLGNFRDLTDETEPLLRGDSAFDKKSIDDLFNLETESSPDAKLDPSFPEVQIKAAGFGGQGVLSMGLTLAHAGCDAQRFVSWYPSYGPEQRGGTSNCSVVVSGESIGSPVVYTPDVLVAMNRPSLEKFAADVREGGYILYDSTIGECDIPEGVQGIAVPAVKIAGDAGSEKAANTVMLGVIMALGITGLDEEHFKSALAETFAKKPKLIPLNHAVLEAAATWAKENI, from the coding sequence ATGGCAGAAAAAGTCATTAAGAGTGCTGGTCTGTACTCAGAATACACCCGTAAGGGTGGTGCAGCTCCGACTGCAACTCACTATTGTCCGGGATGCGGACATGGTGTTATTCACAAGCTCATCGGCGAAGCTATGTATGATCTGGAAATTCAGGACCGCAGTGTTATGATAAGTCCTGTAGGTTGTGCTGTTTTTGCTTACTACTACTTTGACTGTGGAAACATCCAGGTAGCGCACGGACGTGCTCCTGCTGTTGGAACCGGAGTATCAAGGGCACAGGACGATTCCGTGGTTATTGCTTACCAGGGAGATGGTGACCTCGCATCAATCGGTCTGAACGAGACAATGCAGGCAGCCAACCGTGGTGAGAAAATGGCAGTTTTCTTTGTCAATAACACAGTTTACGGTATGACAGGTGGCCAGATGGCACCTACCACTCTTATTGGAGAGAAAACAGTAACGTGTCCCGATGGAAGAGATCCAAGGTTTGCAGGTTATCCACTACACATGTGTGAGCTTCTTGATAATCTGAAGGCTCCTGTATTTATAGAAAGGGTTTCAGTTTCTGATATTTCACACATTAGAAAAGCTCGCAAGGCTATTCGTAAAGCTCTTGAAATCCAGCGTGACGGCAAAGGATATGCATTTGTGGAGATTCTTTCAACCTGTCCGACAAACCTCAGGCAAAACTCCGAGCAGAGTACTGCTTTTGTGAATGAGGAAATGGAGAAGGAATTCCCACTTGGTAATTTCAGAGACCTTACGGATGAGACAGAACCACTGCTCAGAGGTGACAGTGCATTTGATAAAAAGTCAATTGATGACCTTTTCAATCTTGAAACTGAATCATCACCTGACGCCAAACTTGACCCTTCATTCCCCGAAGTCCAGATAAAAGCAGCAGGATTTGGCGGACAGGGTGTCCTGAGTATGGGATTGACCCTTGCACACGCAGGTTGTGATGCTCAGCGCTTTGTTTCATGGTACCCATCATACGGACCTGAGCAGCGCGGTGGAACATCCAATTGTTCAGTGGTGGTTTCAGGTGAATCCATAGGTTCCCCGGTAGTCTACACGCCTGATGTACTTGTGGCAATGAACCGTCCTTCACTGGAAAAGTTCGCTGCAGATGTAAGGGAAGGCGGATACATTCTTTACGATTCAACAATCGGAGAATGCGACATTCCTGAAGGTGTACAAGGCATAGCTGTTCCTGCGGTAAAAATTGCAGGTGATGCCGGTTCAGAGAAGGCTGCAAACACTGTAATGCTGGGAGTTATCATGGCTCTTGGAATTACAGGACTTGATGAGGAACATTTCAAGTCAGCACTTGCAGAGACCTTTGCCAAAAAGCCAAAGCTTATTCCGCTGAATCATGCTGTTCTTGAAGCCGCTGCCACCTGGGCAAAAGAAAATATCTGA
- a CDS encoding thioredoxin family protein produces MAESNILEANDSNWAELIENQEKPMVVMFYLPTCVHCKEIEPYFKDYSIEFHESCTFVKMNGIDSPMTARKYGVRGTPTFKFFCKGNAIKEEVGLVYPSILRKSIEDLIKHGDECVLHTSPMPDEVSPYE; encoded by the coding sequence ATGGCTGAAAGTAACATTTTAGAAGCAAATGATTCCAATTGGGCAGAACTTATTGAAAATCAGGAAAAGCCAATGGTTGTTATGTTCTACCTTCCAACCTGCGTTCATTGCAAGGAAATAGAACCATACTTTAAGGATTACTCAATTGAATTCCATGAGTCCTGCACTTTTGTAAAGATGAACGGAATTGACAGTCCAATGACTGCCAGGAAATACGGTGTGCGTGGAACACCAACTTTTAAGTTCTTCTGCAAAGGGAATGCAATAAAAGAAGAAGTTGGCCTTGTCTATCCTTCAATTCTCAGGAAATCCATAGAGGACTTAATAAAACACGGTGACGAATGCGTACTGCACACATCCCCGATGCCGGATGAAGTTTCTCCTTATGAGTGA
- a CDS encoding 2,3-bisphosphoglycerate-dependent phosphoglycerate mutase yields MNYLILVRHGQSRWNLENRFTGWVDVPLSEKGIREAMDCATELENMEIDVAFTSKLIRAQETLFLILAKQKKSGVFLHESKKRDEWSHHPSRFEENEIPVFSNDALNERFYGELQGQNKQEARGKFGEEQVFIWRRSYDIQPPGGESLKDTYERTIPYFKEAIIPQLENEKNVLVAAHGNSLRSVIKYIENISDEDIPKLELATGKPVYYQFENGKFTKEE; encoded by the coding sequence ATGAATTATCTGATACTGGTAAGACACGGACAATCCAGGTGGAACCTTGAGAACAGGTTCACGGGATGGGTCGATGTACCACTTAGTGAAAAGGGAATCAGGGAAGCAATGGACTGTGCCACAGAACTTGAGAATATGGAGATAGACGTTGCATTCACCTCCAAGCTTATAAGAGCTCAGGAAACACTTTTCCTTATACTTGCAAAGCAGAAGAAATCCGGCGTTTTTCTGCATGAGAGCAAAAAAAGAGATGAATGGTCACACCATCCATCAAGATTTGAAGAAAATGAAATACCTGTTTTTTCAAACGATGCCCTGAATGAAAGATTCTATGGGGAGCTTCAGGGACAGAATAAACAGGAAGCAAGGGGTAAGTTTGGAGAGGAGCAGGTCTTCATCTGGAGACGCAGCTACGATATCCAGCCACCCGGAGGGGAAAGTCTTAAGGATACCTATGAGCGCACAATTCCTTACTTCAAAGAAGCAATTATCCCACAACTTGAAAATGAAAAAAATGTGCTCGTTGCTGCACATGGAAACAGCCTGCGCTCTGTGATAAAATATATTGAAAACATTAGTGACGAAGACATACCTAAACTGGAACTTGCAACAGGTAAGCCAGTATATTATCAGTTCGAAAACGGTAAGTTTACAAAAGAAGAATAA
- a CDS encoding DUF3592 domain-containing protein — MEKSPYSFSIKRIISSDYTAGIFIAFPFTFWIMFLIFQDNFFEIIAILMTSIGIPVFIWRIHFFKTLYSYGVEITGIITFTTYTGRGDRIIYEYTFDNRKYSSGNAVAPILTKDKNYNIGDEVLLLVDPKNPKRAVIKELYF, encoded by the coding sequence ATGGAAAAAAGTCCATATAGTTTCTCAATTAAACGAATAATATCAAGTGATTATACTGCAGGTATTTTTATTGCTTTTCCCTTCACCTTTTGGATAATGTTCTTGATCTTTCAAGACAATTTCTTTGAAATAATTGCTATTTTGATGACTTCTATCGGAATACCTGTTTTTATTTGGAGAATTCACTTTTTCAAAACATTATATAGCTATGGTGTTGAAATCACTGGCATCATCACTTTTACCACATATACTGGACGTGGTGACAGAATCATATATGAATATACTTTTGATAATCGGAAATATTCATCAGGAAATGCTGTAGCACCAATATTAACTAAGGATAAAAATTACAACATCGGTGATGAAGTGCTACTATTAGTCGATCCGAAAAATCCCAAAAGAGCAGTTATAAAGGAACTATACTTCTAA
- the nudC gene encoding NAD(+) diphosphatase encodes MSSEDTIQFTDFMPMVRPPQKDDNSDSFCFAFKNRELLLVGDEGNYRLPLMKEMEKLDFSGIRTQYLGELRDISCYSMELNASINSDESVSGDPFKPESTAADVCKLSKNTCFVGLRELNGILEETLTALAGKAVHIMEWDKNTLYCGRCGSETSLKEAERAKMCPECGFTSFPKISPAIIVMIEKEDKLLLARSPHFPKGRYSIIAGFVEPGESIEQAVVREVMEEVGINIKNVKYFGSQPWPFPDSLMIGFTAEHAEGDIQIDGVEIEDAGWYTKDEIPNIPGTHSISGQLIQHFISRHS; translated from the coding sequence ATGAGCTCAGAGGACACAATTCAGTTTACGGATTTTATGCCGATGGTCCGGCCACCACAGAAAGATGACAACAGTGACAGTTTTTGTTTTGCTTTCAAAAACCGTGAGTTATTGCTGGTTGGTGATGAAGGAAACTACAGGTTACCTTTGATGAAAGAGATGGAGAAACTGGATTTTTCAGGAATAAGGACTCAATACCTTGGTGAACTCAGGGACATTTCATGTTATTCAATGGAACTCAACGCTTCAATAAACTCAGATGAATCAGTGTCCGGTGATCCTTTCAAACCAGAATCAACTGCTGCCGATGTCTGTAAGCTCAGTAAAAACACCTGTTTTGTGGGACTCAGGGAACTTAATGGCATTCTTGAAGAAACACTAACCGCACTTGCGGGAAAGGCTGTCCACATCATGGAATGGGACAAAAACACTCTTTATTGTGGCAGATGTGGCAGTGAAACTTCACTTAAAGAAGCTGAAAGAGCAAAAATGTGTCCTGAATGCGGCTTCACATCATTTCCTAAAATTTCTCCTGCAATAATTGTCATGATCGAGAAAGAGGACAAACTCTTGCTGGCACGTTCTCCTCATTTCCCTAAAGGAAGATACAGTATCATTGCAGGATTTGTAGAACCAGGTGAATCAATAGAGCAGGCTGTTGTAAGGGAAGTAATGGAAGAAGTAGGCATCAATATCAAGAACGTCAAATACTTTGGAAGCCAGCCATGGCCTTTCCCGGATTCGCTTATGATAGGGTTCACTGCTGAACATGCAGAAGGTGACATTCAGATAGATGGTGTCGAGATAGAAGATGCCGGTTGGTATACCAAAGATGAGATTCCAAATATTCCGGGAACTCATAGTATATCAGGACAACTTATACAGCATTTCATCAGCAGGCACTCCTGA